A stretch of the Bradyrhizobium sp. CCBAU 53351 genome encodes the following:
- a CDS encoding GntR family transcriptional regulator codes for MSDIHTADSMPVRRDDPDNVVARLEEDIIFGRLAPGARLTEDALMSRYGTSRHFVRQALVDAERRGIVRRERNVGATVRFYSAEEVRQIYEVREMLTRQAALMIPLPAPQGLIDELTALQRQYCAKADAQDLRGIHEANDAFHLALFTACGNPYLVRSLQDYMNLTLPMRAKNLADRDGLAQSRRQHEMMIELLRGRDSWALAQLCVDHMQFSKKDYLARIGGARA; via the coding sequence ATGTCCGACATTCATACCGCAGACAGCATGCCCGTCCGGCGCGACGATCCGGACAACGTCGTCGCGCGGCTGGAGGAGGACATCATCTTCGGCCGCCTCGCGCCGGGAGCGCGCCTGACCGAGGACGCGCTGATGTCGCGTTACGGCACCTCACGCCATTTCGTGCGCCAGGCGCTGGTGGACGCGGAACGACGCGGCATCGTCCGTCGCGAGAGGAATGTCGGCGCCACCGTGCGGTTCTACTCGGCCGAGGAGGTCCGGCAGATCTACGAGGTCCGGGAGATGCTGACCCGGCAGGCCGCGCTGATGATCCCCCTGCCCGCGCCGCAGGGCCTGATCGACGAGCTGACCGCGCTGCAACGGCAATATTGCGCCAAGGCGGATGCGCAGGACCTGCGCGGCATCCATGAAGCCAACGATGCCTTTCACCTCGCGCTGTTCACCGCCTGCGGCAATCCCTATCTGGTGCGCTCGCTGCAGGACTACATGAACCTGACACTACCGATGCGGGCGAAGAACCTCGCCGATCGCGACGGCCTCGCACAATCACGTCGTCAGCACGAGATGATGATCGAGCTCCTGCGGGGCCGCGACAGCTGGGCGCTGGCGCAGCTGTGCGTGGACCACATGCAGTTCAGCAAGAAGGATTATCTGGCGCGGATTGGAGGAGCTCGCGCGTAG
- a CDS encoding IlvD/Edd family dehydratase, whose product MTSGLRKGLTSYGDAGFSLFLRKAFIKAMGYSDDALERPIVGITNTYSDYNPCHGNVPQIIEAAKRGVMLSGAMPFVFPTISIAESFAHPTSMYLRNLMAMDTEEMIRAQPMDSVIVIGGCDKTLPAQVMAAISADLPTVVIPVGPMVVGHHKGEVLGACTDCRRLWAKYRAGEMDDSEIEAVNGRLAPSVGTCMVMGTASTMACMIEAMGLSLPMSATIPAPHAERFRLAEASGKVAAEMAKTKGPKPSELLTPASFKNAQVVLQAIGGSTNGLIHLTAMAHRSPHRLDLGVFDQIGREVPVLVDLKPSGEHYMEHFHHAGGVPKLLAQLGDLVDLDARTISGQTLRDVVANAEDVPGQDAIRSRDNPIKKEGGLAVLHGNLAPRGAVIKQSAASPKLLKHTGRAVVFESVEDMTLRVDDPDLDVTADDVLVLRNAGPKGAPGMPEAGYLPIPKKLARGGTKDMVRISDARMSGTAFGTIVLHITPESAVGGPLALVQNGDMISLDVAKRSIELLVDAAELERRRAALKPAAAPEEARRGYAWLFNETIMQADEGCDFDFMQRTGKTETS is encoded by the coding sequence ATGACGAGTGGGTTGCGCAAGGGTCTGACGAGCTATGGCGATGCCGGCTTCTCGCTGTTCCTGCGCAAGGCGTTCATCAAGGCCATGGGCTATTCCGACGACGCGCTGGAGCGCCCCATCGTCGGCATCACCAACACCTATAGCGACTACAATCCCTGCCATGGCAACGTTCCGCAGATCATCGAAGCCGCCAAGCGCGGCGTGATGCTGTCGGGCGCGATGCCGTTCGTGTTCCCGACCATCTCGATCGCCGAGAGCTTTGCGCATCCGACCTCGATGTACCTGCGCAATCTGATGGCGATGGACACCGAGGAGATGATCCGCGCCCAGCCGATGGATTCGGTGATCGTGATCGGCGGCTGCGACAAGACGCTGCCGGCGCAGGTCATGGCCGCCATCAGCGCCGACCTGCCGACCGTGGTCATTCCGGTCGGCCCCATGGTGGTCGGCCATCACAAGGGCGAAGTGCTGGGGGCCTGCACCGACTGCCGCCGTCTCTGGGCCAAATACCGCGCCGGCGAAATGGACGATTCCGAGATCGAGGCGGTGAACGGGCGTCTGGCGCCGTCGGTCGGCACCTGCATGGTGATGGGCACCGCCTCGACCATGGCCTGCATGATCGAAGCAATGGGCCTGTCGCTGCCGATGAGCGCGACGATTCCCGCGCCGCATGCCGAGCGTTTCCGTCTTGCCGAGGCCAGCGGCAAGGTCGCCGCCGAGATGGCCAAGACCAAGGGGCCGAAGCCGAGCGAGCTGCTGACACCGGCGTCTTTCAAGAACGCGCAGGTGGTGCTTCAGGCCATCGGCGGCTCGACCAACGGCCTGATCCATCTCACCGCGATGGCGCATCGCTCGCCGCATCGGCTCGATCTCGGAGTGTTCGACCAGATCGGCCGCGAGGTGCCGGTGCTGGTCGATCTCAAGCCGTCGGGCGAGCACTACATGGAGCATTTCCATCACGCCGGCGGCGTACCAAAACTGCTCGCGCAGCTCGGCGACCTCGTCGATCTCGACGCCAGGACGATCTCGGGCCAGACGCTGCGCGATGTCGTCGCCAATGCCGAGGACGTGCCAGGGCAGGACGCCATCCGCTCGCGCGACAATCCGATCAAAAAGGAAGGCGGCCTCGCCGTGTTGCACGGCAACCTCGCGCCGCGCGGCGCCGTCATCAAGCAGTCGGCTGCGAGCCCCAAGCTGCTCAAGCATACCGGCCGCGCGGTGGTGTTCGAATCCGTCGAGGACATGACCTTGCGCGTCGACGATCCCGATCTCGATGTCACCGCCGACGACGTGCTGGTGCTGCGCAATGCCGGCCCCAAGGGCGCGCCCGGCATGCCGGAGGCGGGCTATCTGCCGATCCCGAAGAAGCTCGCGCGTGGCGGCACCAAGGACATGGTGCGCATTTCGGACGCGCGCATGAGCGGCACGGCGTTCGGCACCATCGTGCTGCACATCACCCCGGAATCCGCCGTAGGCGGGCCGCTGGCACTGGTGCAGAACGGCGACATGATCAGCCTGGACGTGGCCAAGCGCAGCATCGAGCTGCTGGTCGACGCGGCCGAGCTGGAGCGGCGCCGTGCTGCGCTAAAACCGGCTGCGGCGCCGGAGGAAGCACGCCGCGGCTACGCCTGGCTGTTCAACGAGACCATCATGCAGGCCGACGAGGGCTGCGATTTCGATTTCATGCAGAGGACTGGGAAGACCGAGACGAGCTGA
- a CDS encoding TRAP transporter substrate-binding protein, with protein MIARSMPRFFHGLTAAAAMLVVTGAGAQEVKHYRFAYDQPRNTGYSIAGDLFAEKLKELSKGTMIIDQYPGAQLGQEPQVLQLVKAGDVEFSIISSANTATISPQAGVMSLHYLFRDENHVVKGLADPRVFEALKTMIDETTQGLHVIATGSQGVRHMYARKEIRNVGDIKGAKIRVQATATEDTMFPAYGAQTVHMPFGSVYTSLQTGVVDVAENSINVYLVNKHYEVAPVLNITEHEANNALVFISDKLWQSLSAEQKGWVQAAANEVSTKEPQKAFDLERSAAEKLKKMGVKIVDNVDKKSFTAIADPYLDKLAKELGPHAEKIKDLIRSIN; from the coding sequence ATGATTGCACGATCCATGCCGAGATTCTTCCATGGGTTGACGGCCGCGGCCGCCATGCTTGTCGTCACCGGAGCGGGGGCACAGGAGGTGAAGCATTATCGCTTCGCCTATGACCAGCCGCGCAATACCGGCTATTCCATCGCGGGTGACCTGTTTGCCGAGAAGCTCAAGGAATTGAGCAAGGGCACCATGATCATCGATCAATATCCCGGTGCACAGCTCGGGCAGGAGCCACAAGTGCTCCAGCTCGTGAAAGCCGGCGACGTCGAATTCTCGATCATCTCCTCCGCCAACACGGCGACGATCTCGCCGCAGGCTGGCGTGATGTCGCTGCATTATCTGTTCCGTGACGAGAACCACGTCGTCAAGGGGCTGGCCGATCCCCGCGTGTTCGAAGCGCTCAAGACCATGATCGACGAGACCACGCAGGGCCTGCATGTGATCGCGACCGGCTCGCAGGGCGTGCGCCACATGTACGCCAGGAAAGAGATCCGCAACGTGGGCGACATCAAGGGCGCGAAGATCCGCGTGCAGGCGACCGCAACCGAGGACACCATGTTCCCGGCCTATGGCGCCCAGACCGTGCACATGCCGTTCGGCAGCGTCTACACCAGCTTGCAGACCGGTGTCGTCGACGTCGCCGAGAACAGCATCAACGTCTATCTCGTCAACAAGCACTACGAAGTTGCGCCGGTCCTCAACATCACCGAGCACGAGGCCAACAACGCGCTGGTGTTCATCTCCGACAAGCTCTGGCAGAGCCTGTCTGCCGAGCAGAAGGGCTGGGTGCAGGCCGCGGCCAACGAGGTCAGCACCAAGGAGCCGCAGAAGGCGTTCGACCTCGAGCGCAGCGCGGCCGAGAAGCTGAAGAAGATGGGCGTGAAGATCGTCGACAACGTCGACAAGAAGAGCTTCACGGCGATCGCCGATCCCTATCTCGACAAGCTCGCCAAGGAGCTCGGCCCGCACGCCGAGAAGATCAAGGATTTGATCCGGTCGATCAACTGA
- a CDS encoding TRAP transporter small permease — protein sequence MAIADKLLVQRQRHLKWRALDWLELALMILCGVLCFGFSLSVTADIVTRTIGHPWLWLQEVTSTLFIYAIFVGTAAATRRNDHLYLTAISEAMHGTSRLIVEVIIRIVVLGVAFCLVWYGYQNYLRGFGSFRLPSGTPIASLYAIIPLSGVLIGLFTIEQLVNGLRNGFDHPEPPEEDGTPVVTDAQARAQL from the coding sequence ATGGCCATCGCCGACAAACTGCTCGTGCAACGCCAACGCCATCTCAAATGGCGCGCGCTCGACTGGCTCGAGCTCGCCCTGATGATCCTCTGCGGCGTGCTATGCTTCGGCTTCTCGCTGTCGGTCACCGCCGACATCGTCACCCGCACCATCGGCCATCCCTGGCTTTGGCTGCAGGAGGTGACCTCGACGCTGTTCATCTATGCGATCTTCGTCGGCACGGCCGCGGCGACGCGCCGCAACGACCATCTCTATCTCACCGCGATCTCCGAGGCGATGCACGGCACCTCGCGGCTGATCGTCGAGGTCATCATCCGCATCGTGGTGCTCGGCGTCGCCTTCTGCCTCGTCTGGTACGGCTATCAGAATTATCTGCGCGGCTTCGGCAGCTTTCGGCTGCCGTCGGGCACGCCGATCGCCTCGCTCTATGCGATCATTCCGTTGTCAGGCGTGCTGATCGGCTTGTTCACCATCGAGCAGCTCGTCAACGGCCTGCGCAACGGCTTTGACCATCCCGAGCCGCCCGAGGAGGACGGAACGCCAGTCGTCACCGACGCGCAGGCGAGGGCTCAGCTATGA
- a CDS encoding TRAP transporter large permease, whose amino-acid sequence MSAPVVLTLMTFCFLFFGYLGVPVPFSLMAGVFVGALLSDVSLAAIIQKIFDGVDSEALLAIPFFLLVGELMSSANVVVRIANLSVSLVGHIRGGLSQVVVVFSMFFSEMSGSTTADVAVMSRALGGPMKREGYEPAFIAAIIASASTIAALVPPSITAVVYGAVGNVSIAGLFMAGVVPGLMIGFGLMIYCYFFGPSGLRKPRAPLRQVVFAAGDAALPLMIPVILLGGILTGWFTPTEAGVVAVVWIILVVIPALNRGHIKKIPYDFCLAGLIFSLPLITIGAANAFGWMLAYLRGATYIAEWITSIAGTDPHLIMLLMVLLFTIVGDFIEPVPTIIIFMPLVNALTEAGDINAVHMGVVLIATLAFGLITPPYGLVLLMGSKFVGVSFAKALRAALPIYVVFLATIAFAIYFPSVVLWLPRHVLPESVGCFKSPAGTGYICPQ is encoded by the coding sequence ATGAGCGCACCTGTTGTCCTGACCTTGATGACGTTCTGCTTCCTGTTCTTCGGCTATCTGGGCGTGCCCGTGCCGTTCTCGCTGATGGCGGGTGTCTTCGTCGGCGCGCTGCTGTCGGATGTTTCGCTCGCCGCGATCATTCAGAAGATCTTCGACGGCGTGGACTCCGAGGCGCTGCTGGCGATCCCGTTCTTCCTGTTGGTCGGCGAGCTCATGAGCTCCGCCAACGTCGTTGTGCGAATAGCCAATCTCTCGGTATCGCTGGTCGGCCATATCAGGGGCGGGCTGTCGCAGGTCGTGGTCGTCTTCAGCATGTTCTTCTCGGAGATGTCGGGCTCGACCACCGCCGACGTCGCCGTGATGAGCCGCGCGCTGGGCGGCCCGATGAAGCGCGAGGGCTATGAGCCTGCCTTCATCGCCGCCATCATTGCCTCGGCCTCGACGATTGCAGCTTTGGTGCCGCCGAGCATCACCGCGGTGGTCTATGGCGCCGTCGGCAACGTCTCGATCGCCGGCCTGTTCATGGCCGGCGTCGTGCCGGGCCTGATGATCGGCTTCGGTTTGATGATCTATTGCTATTTCTTCGGCCCCTCGGGCCTGCGCAAGCCCCGCGCGCCGCTGCGCCAGGTGGTGTTCGCGGCTGGCGATGCGGCGCTGCCGCTGATGATCCCGGTGATCCTGCTCGGCGGCATCCTGACGGGCTGGTTCACGCCGACGGAGGCCGGCGTCGTTGCCGTCGTCTGGATCATTCTGGTGGTCATCCCCGCGCTCAACCGCGGACACATCAAGAAGATCCCTTACGATTTCTGCCTCGCCGGCCTGATCTTCTCGCTGCCGCTGATCACCATCGGCGCCGCCAATGCCTTCGGCTGGATGCTCGCCTATCTGCGCGGTGCGACCTATATCGCCGAGTGGATCACGTCGATCGCCGGTACCGACCCGCATCTGATCATGCTTTTGATGGTGCTGCTGTTCACCATCGTCGGCGACTTCATCGAGCCGGTGCCCACCATCATCATCTTCATGCCGCTGGTCAACGCGCTGACGGAAGCGGGCGACATCAACGCCGTGCACATGGGCGTAGTGCTGATCGCGACGCTCGCCTTCGGCCTGATCACGCCGCCTTACGGGCTGGTGCTGCTGATGGGCTCGAAATTCGTCGGCGTCAGCTTCGCCAAGGCGCTGCGCGCGGCGTTGCCGATCTATGTCGTGTTCCTGGCGACGATCGCGTTCGCGATCTATTTCCCGAGCGTGGTATTGTGGCTGCCGCGGCACGTGCTGCCCGAATCGGTCGGCTGCTTCAAGTCGCCGGCCGGGACGGGCTATATCTGTCCGCAATAG
- a CDS encoding winged helix-turn-helix domain-containing protein yields the protein MTLRFGPFELDEEGRALIHAQREVPLQPRVFDLLVYLTRNRDRVVTKAELLDTLWPDVTVTDNSLQRAVSMLRGVLRKGGMDGAVRNMPGRGYRFCIEGVSELQVAAPGARDEQAPDLRAQAQRAAAAQAWDEAAALFEAVDAVQPLEGADLHQWALALQCTGKADAALPLLARAVAAHTRAGKVPLAVVDAVTLSGLHFERGQAAIAKGWLARAEDWASEVEDPATTALILWMKSKVAAFEGEPEQALSLADVAYSTVRHKNALGIEALSLAYRGFYRLCLGDTRAGLADQDLAAAMALSSGDIDPIIGGILYCNILWAARMFGDWARADQWTLGYQKYCTESGMELTGSCQLHRSEVLGVRGSLGEALSRIQDSLARLTSDAPWATGDANRVLADIQAAIGNDDAAFEAYEKAYALGWCPEPGRAMLLLERGEAEAAYSSLERSLIGKSWWTLQRRGILFAHLALAAAHTGRHEQARELIEELSGSPDRWPMPSIRALTNEAQSVLAHARDDYEAALRHLHLARQLWSSIDGRVQAVRLRLRIAKLQLAHDDVRGASAEIHAAQLAAGELGSRKFEAACAALRGEADTRATGRAA from the coding sequence ATGACCCTCAGGTTTGGACCCTTCGAGCTCGATGAAGAGGGCCGTGCGCTCATCCATGCGCAGCGGGAAGTCCCGTTGCAGCCGCGTGTGTTCGATCTGCTGGTCTACCTGACCCGCAACCGCGACCGGGTCGTCACCAAGGCAGAGCTGCTTGATACCCTGTGGCCTGATGTCACCGTCACCGACAATTCCTTGCAACGTGCGGTGAGCATGCTGCGTGGCGTGCTGCGCAAGGGTGGCATGGATGGCGCCGTCCGGAATATGCCGGGCAGGGGTTATCGTTTCTGTATCGAAGGCGTATCGGAGCTGCAGGTTGCCGCTCCCGGGGCGAGGGATGAGCAAGCTCCGGACCTGCGGGCGCAAGCGCAGCGTGCCGCTGCCGCGCAAGCCTGGGACGAAGCCGCAGCACTGTTCGAGGCCGTCGATGCCGTTCAACCGCTCGAGGGCGCGGACTTGCATCAATGGGCGCTGGCCCTGCAGTGCACCGGCAAGGCCGATGCAGCCCTTCCGCTCTTGGCTCGCGCAGTTGCCGCCCATACCAGAGCCGGCAAGGTGCCGCTGGCTGTCGTCGATGCCGTCACGCTCTCCGGCTTGCACTTCGAGCGCGGCCAGGCGGCGATTGCCAAGGGCTGGCTGGCACGGGCGGAGGATTGGGCCTCCGAAGTCGAGGATCCCGCCACGACTGCGCTTATTCTCTGGATGAAGTCGAAGGTCGCGGCGTTCGAAGGCGAGCCCGAACAGGCGCTTTCGCTTGCCGATGTCGCGTACAGCACGGTCCGGCACAAGAACGCTCTTGGCATCGAGGCCCTGAGTCTTGCTTATCGCGGGTTCTACCGGCTGTGTCTGGGCGATACACGCGCAGGACTGGCGGATCAGGACCTCGCCGCTGCGATGGCACTCTCCAGCGGCGATATCGATCCAATCATTGGAGGCATCCTCTACTGCAACATCCTGTGGGCGGCGCGGATGTTCGGGGATTGGGCGAGGGCCGACCAGTGGACGCTGGGCTATCAGAAATATTGCACCGAGAGCGGGATGGAATTAACCGGCTCCTGCCAGCTTCATCGGTCGGAAGTCCTTGGCGTCAGGGGCTCGCTCGGCGAAGCCCTGTCGCGCATTCAAGATTCGCTGGCGCGGCTGACCAGTGATGCACCATGGGCGACCGGCGATGCCAATCGCGTGCTCGCTGACATTCAGGCTGCGATCGGGAATGACGACGCCGCGTTCGAGGCCTACGAAAAGGCCTATGCCCTCGGTTGGTGTCCCGAGCCCGGCCGCGCCATGCTCTTGCTGGAACGTGGCGAAGCCGAAGCCGCCTACAGCAGTCTCGAGCGTAGCTTGATCGGAAAATCCTGGTGGACCCTGCAGCGGCGAGGAATATTGTTCGCGCATCTGGCGCTTGCCGCCGCGCATACAGGCCGCCATGAGCAGGCCCGGGAGCTGATCGAAGAGCTTTCCGGAAGTCCCGACCGATGGCCGATGCCGTCGATCCGGGCATTGACGAATGAAGCGCAGTCGGTGCTCGCGCACGCGCGCGATGACTATGAGGCAGCGCTGCGACATCTGCATCTCGCCCGGCAATTGTGGTCGAGCATCGACGGGCGAGTGCAGGCCGTCAGGTTGAGATTGCGGATCGCGAAGCTGCAATTGGCTCATGATGACGTGCGAGGCGCATCGGCGGAGATCCACGCAGCCCAGCTTGCGGCTGGCGAACTCGGTTCGCGGAAGTTCGAGGCTGCGTGTGCGGCTTTGCGAGGCGAGGCCGATACGCGAGCGACGGGACGAGCTGCCTAG
- a CDS encoding nickel-binding protein → MELYVIRRPSAWANLNELEAAGAKSARIGNEQMSDRVRWIRSYVVHEADGRIGTFCIYEARDGESIREHARRVGMPGEEFYKVATTVVVRDDPTPQTAAAE, encoded by the coding sequence ATGGAACTCTATGTCATTCGCCGCCCGAGCGCCTGGGCGAACCTGAACGAACTGGAAGCCGCCGGCGCGAAGTCCGCGCGGATCGGCAACGAACAGATGTCCGACCGCGTCCGTTGGATCCGCAGCTACGTGGTCCATGAGGCCGACGGGCGCATCGGCACCTTCTGCATCTACGAAGCGCGCGACGGGGAGTCGATCCGCGAGCATGCGCGGCGCGTCGGCATGCCGGGCGAGGAATTCTACAAGGTCGCCACGACCGTGGTCGTCCGCGACGATCCCACACCGCAGACGGCTGCCGCCGAATAG